A single region of the Sorghum bicolor cultivar BTx623 chromosome 9, Sorghum_bicolor_NCBIv3, whole genome shotgun sequence genome encodes:
- the LOC8074621 gene encoding probable protein phosphatase 2C 51 — translation MDGYMRETSAARDEGGPAVCKAVAGGNVDRKGGASARRRRRLELRRLGRATEGSPVPAKRIRSGSHRSSSSDSSLETAAAGCWPPRLSHGAVSVIGRRREMEDAFAIALSFLASDPSSPGAKDEQEQDFFAVYDGHGGARVAEACRERMHVVLAEELGLRRGVGSDDLRWEEAMAASFARVDGEVTGGFSPPPKPPPQQTAADAADTNAGAGNLPYRTVGSTAVVAVVGQRRIVVANCGDSRAVLSRGGVAVPLSTDHKPDRPDEMQRVEAAGGRVINWNGYRVLGVLATSRSIGDYYLKPYVSAEPEVTVVERTEQDEFLILASDGLWDVVSNEMACKIARNCLNGRAASKFPGSVAGRTAADAAALLTELAMSRGSRDNISVVVVELQRLKTSPGAA, via the exons ATGGACGGATACATGAGGGAGACAAGCGCCGCCAGGGATGAGGGCGGCCCCGCCGTGTGCAAGGCTGTGGCGGGCGGGAACGTGGACCGGAAGGGCGGCGCGTCCGcaaggcgccgccgccgcctcgagcTCCGCCGGCTCGGGCGGGCCACGGAGGGGTCACCCGTGCCGGCGAAGAGGATCCGGTCGGGTTCGCACAGATCGTCGTCCTCCGACTCGTCGCTGGAGACTGCGGCGGCGGGCTGCTGGCCGCCGCGCCTGTCGCACGGCGCCGTGTCGGTGATCGGCCGGCGGAGGGAGATGGAGGACGCGTTCGCCATCGCGCTCTCGTTCCTGGCCTCGGACCCGTCGTCGCCGGGCGCCAAGGACGAGCAGGAGCAGGACTTCTTCGCGGTGTACGACGGCCACGGCGGCGCGCGGGTGGCGGAGGCGTGCCGGGAGCGGATGCACGTGGTGCTGGCGGAGGAGCTCGGCCTGCGGCGCGGCGTCGGCAGCGACGACCTGCGCTGGGAGGAGGCCATGGCGGCCAGCTTCGCCCGGGTGGACGGCGAGGTGACCGGCGGCTTCTCGCCCCCGCccaagccgccgccgcagcagacGGCCGCGGACGCCGCCGACACCAACGCCGGAGCAGGCAACCTGCCCTACCGCACCGTGGGATCCACCGCCGTGGTCGCGGTCGTGGGCCAACGCCGCATCGTCGTCGCCAACTGCGGCGACTCCCGCGCCGTGCTCTCCCGCGGCGGCGTCGCCGTGCCGCTCTCCACCGATCACAAG CCGGATCGTCCGGACGAGATGCAGAGGGTGGAAGCAGCTGGCGGCAGAGTCATCAACTGGAACGGCTATCGCGTCCTTGGAGTCCTGGCAACTTCTAGGTCCATTG GCGACTACTACCTGAAGCCGTACGTGAGCGCGGAGCCGGAGGTGACGGTGGTGGAGCGGACGGAGCAGGACGAGTTCCTCATACTGGCGAGCGATGGGCTGTGGGACGTGGTCTCCAACGAGATGGCGTGCAAGATCGCTCGGAACTGCCTCAACGGGCGGGCGGCCTCCAAGTTCCCGGGGTCCGTCGCCGGCCGCACCGCAGCGGACGCCGCCGCGCTGCTCACGGAGCTGGCCATGTCACGCGGCAGCAGGGACAACATCAGCGTCGTCGTGGTCGAGCTGCAGCGGCTCAAGACGAGCCCTGGCGCGGCCTAG